In Holophagales bacterium, one DNA window encodes the following:
- a CDS encoding sulfatase, with the protein MRCLGRPSLVVATLLLLLDSTACRRSSAAAQHPPTVQTAAARSSASTPTGFIVISLDTLRADRLGAYGYDRPTTPFLDRLAARATLFERAIVQYPGTLQSHMSMFTGLYPREHAVFPPALRLSADIPTLPELFHAAGYRTAGHSEGGFVKGYYGFSRGFDEWDDPDHVAATDLERTLAAGRDFLRRLEPGERFFLFLHTYALHDPYTPPVRYRRMFWQGPPPPGAFPPTGPELARVNERGPVPSEPVVAWLSALYDASLRYTDDQLAAFVGDLERSGLLATTTLVVTSDHGEEFLEHGHLSHVETYEETLHVPLLVLRPGQKTGQRVESLVESIDLAPTLLELAGLPAPPMSGRSYAAALQNPATPLRSEAFAEGESWYGGIGRALYRTAGRELLQLVHTRPLAEPDGSWVSRELRFDTEASRLDLEAVSFAEARQVELSIDGVARPPLTLDTEWRSLTLDLGPPAVRRISLRAAACQSPQELGQGSDPRCLSFKLRGTEGDRVELFDLTADRRGILDLSRLRADDTRTMLATLHKVVHTLRSPAQNGTLEKEHERALRTLGYLR; encoded by the coding sequence GTGCGATGCCTCGGCCGACCTTCGCTCGTCGTCGCGACTCTTCTCCTGCTCCTCGACTCGACCGCCTGCCGTCGCAGTAGCGCCGCGGCCCAACACCCCCCCACGGTCCAGACCGCAGCGGCGCGCAGCAGCGCATCGACGCCGACGGGATTCATCGTCATCTCGCTCGATACCCTGCGTGCCGACCGACTCGGCGCCTACGGCTACGACCGGCCGACGACACCCTTTCTCGACCGGCTCGCCGCACGCGCGACGCTCTTCGAACGCGCCATCGTCCAGTACCCCGGGACATTGCAGTCGCACATGTCGATGTTCACCGGCCTCTACCCGCGGGAGCACGCCGTCTTCCCGCCGGCGCTCCGGCTCTCGGCAGACATTCCGACGCTGCCGGAGCTCTTCCATGCCGCCGGCTACCGCACCGCCGGTCACTCCGAAGGCGGCTTCGTCAAGGGCTACTACGGATTCTCGCGCGGCTTCGACGAGTGGGACGACCCGGACCATGTCGCAGCGACCGACCTCGAGCGGACACTGGCCGCCGGCCGGGACTTCCTGCGTCGCCTCGAGCCGGGAGAGCGCTTCTTCCTCTTTCTCCACACCTACGCGCTCCACGACCCGTACACGCCACCCGTCCGCTACCGGCGGATGTTCTGGCAGGGGCCACCCCCGCCCGGGGCCTTTCCTCCGACGGGCCCCGAGCTCGCTCGGGTCAACGAGCGCGGTCCGGTGCCGTCAGAGCCGGTCGTGGCCTGGCTCTCGGCGCTCTACGACGCCTCGCTTCGCTACACCGACGACCAGCTCGCCGCCTTCGTCGGCGACCTCGAGCGCTCCGGATTGCTCGCCACGACGACGCTCGTCGTCACCTCCGACCACGGAGAGGAGTTCCTGGAGCATGGCCACCTCTCGCACGTAGAGACCTACGAGGAGACGTTGCACGTCCCGCTCCTGGTGCTCCGCCCCGGACAGAAGACGGGTCAGCGGGTCGAGTCCCTCGTCGAGAGCATCGACCTCGCCCCCACGCTGCTCGAGCTCGCCGGCCTGCCCGCCCCGCCGATGTCCGGCCGGAGCTACGCTGCGGCGCTGCAGAACCCGGCCACGCCCTTGCGCTCCGAGGCCTTCGCGGAGGGCGAGTCGTGGTACGGCGGCATCGGGCGTGCGCTCTATCGCACGGCCGGTCGCGAGCTGCTTCAGCTCGTCCACACGCGGCCACTGGCCGAGCCGGACGGCTCCTGGGTCTCGCGCGAGTTGCGCTTCGACACCGAGGCCAGCCGCCTCGATCTCGAAGCCGTGAGCTTCGCCGAGGCCCGTCAGGTGGAGCTGTCGATCGACGGCGTCGCCAGGCCGCCGCTCACGCTCGACACCGAGTGGAGGAGTCTTACCCTCGATCTCGGTCCGCCGGCCGTCCGGCGGATCTCGCTCCGCGCCGCCGCCTGCCAGTCGCCTCAGGAGCTCGGGCAGGGCAGCGATCCGCGCTGCCTCTCGTTCAAGCTGCGTGGTACGGAGGGCGATCGCGTCGAGCTCTTCGATCTGACCGCCGATCGACGTGGGATCCTCGATCTTTCTCGCCTGCGGGCCGACGACACCCGGACGATGCTCGCGACCCTGCACAAGGTCGTCCATACCCTCCGCTCGCCGGCCCAGAACGGCACGCTCGAGAAGGAACACGAGCGGGCACTGCGCACCCTCGGATATCTTCGCTGA
- a CDS encoding S9 family peptidase produces the protein MRRIPFALVAFALGASARLAPAAETAAVRPPESRVAPVREVVHGVEIVDPYRWLEGDNSDPKQMGRVTPEVAAWTDAQNAYTRRVLDSLPGRAALEERLRPLMEVGSVSAPRVRAGRYFYTQREGSQSQPVVLWRQGVRGTPRTLLDPAALDPSGLTTVAWFSPSPDGEVVAYGTYRAGDENATLHLIRVASGEKLPLEIPNKVEAPEWLPDGSGFVYRNLEDPKDPYSGRVRFHRLGTAPTADPVLFRQFTVEENKQLATTWGPTGALSRDGRWLLLGYSTSTRSNDLWVADFGAFLSTGKVEKREITVGAEGLASGSVVGDTLVMWTTQGAPNGCVMTVDLRHPEKSAWKSLVPERSDAVIQRVAVGKGVVAVNYLQKAASRVELFDLAGARLGELKLPGLGSADLAAELESTEAFLSFRSFNYPATVFRVDLTKPAAEPELWERPAVPVDPATVDVEQVSYPSKDGTPVTMFLAHRKGLVRNGDNPTILSGYGGFNISQTPAFSAPLFQWFEAGGVLALPNLRGGGEYGDAWHQAGMLEKKQNVFDDFIAAAEWLIAQKITRPARLAISGGSNGGLLTGAMVVQRPDLFRAAIVAVPLLDMLRYQDFLMARYWVPEYGSAEDPKQFEALRAYSPYHHVQEGVAYPAVLLTAGENDTRVHALHARKMTARLQAATASNAAEKPVLLWVDREAGHGQGKPLALRVRDAADQRIFVMWQLGMLAAPPAAGVTSR, from the coding sequence ATGCGCAGAATCCCATTTGCTCTCGTCGCCTTCGCCCTCGGCGCCAGCGCCCGGCTCGCTCCCGCCGCCGAGACCGCCGCCGTTCGTCCGCCGGAGAGCCGTGTCGCCCCGGTCCGCGAGGTCGTGCACGGGGTCGAGATCGTCGACCCCTATCGCTGGCTCGAAGGTGACAACAGCGACCCCAAGCAGATGGGGCGCGTCACCCCCGAGGTGGCGGCCTGGACGGATGCCCAGAACGCCTACACGCGCCGGGTGCTCGACTCGCTCCCGGGGCGGGCCGCGCTCGAGGAGCGGCTGCGCCCGCTCATGGAGGTGGGCTCGGTCTCGGCCCCGCGCGTGCGTGCCGGGCGCTACTTCTACACGCAGCGTGAAGGAAGCCAGAGCCAGCCGGTGGTCCTCTGGCGGCAGGGGGTGCGCGGCACGCCGCGAACCCTGCTCGATCCGGCGGCGCTCGACCCGTCGGGGCTGACGACCGTCGCCTGGTTCTCGCCCTCGCCCGACGGCGAGGTCGTCGCCTACGGGACCTATCGGGCCGGCGACGAGAACGCCACCCTCCACCTGATCCGGGTGGCGAGCGGTGAGAAGCTGCCGCTCGAGATCCCGAACAAGGTCGAGGCACCGGAGTGGCTGCCCGACGGCAGCGGCTTCGTCTATCGCAACCTCGAGGACCCGAAGGACCCCTACAGCGGGCGGGTGCGTTTCCACCGCCTCGGCACCGCGCCGACCGCCGACCCGGTGCTCTTTCGGCAGTTCACGGTGGAGGAGAACAAGCAACTGGCGACGACCTGGGGGCCGACCGGCGCACTGTCGCGTGACGGACGCTGGCTGCTTCTCGGCTATTCGACGAGCACGCGCTCGAACGACCTCTGGGTGGCGGACTTTGGCGCGTTCCTGTCGACCGGCAAGGTCGAGAAGCGGGAGATCACGGTCGGGGCCGAGGGTCTCGCCTCCGGTTCGGTGGTGGGCGACACGCTGGTGATGTGGACGACCCAGGGGGCGCCGAACGGCTGTGTGATGACCGTGGACCTGCGCCATCCGGAGAAGTCGGCCTGGAAGTCGCTGGTGCCGGAACGTTCGGACGCCGTCATCCAGCGCGTCGCCGTCGGCAAGGGCGTCGTCGCGGTCAACTATCTGCAAAAAGCGGCGAGCCGGGTCGAGCTGTTCGACCTCGCCGGGGCGCGCCTCGGCGAGCTCAAGCTGCCCGGTCTCGGTTCGGCGGATCTCGCCGCGGAGCTCGAGAGCACCGAAGCGTTCCTCTCCTTCCGCAGCTTCAACTACCCGGCCACGGTCTTTCGCGTCGACCTGACAAAGCCGGCTGCCGAGCCGGAGCTCTGGGAGCGGCCGGCGGTGCCGGTGGACCCGGCGACGGTCGACGTCGAGCAGGTCAGCTATCCGTCGAAGGACGGAACGCCGGTGACGATGTTCCTCGCCCACCGCAAAGGGCTCGTGCGCAACGGCGACAATCCGACGATCCTCTCCGGCTACGGCGGCTTCAACATCTCCCAGACGCCGGCCTTCTCGGCGCCGCTCTTCCAGTGGTTCGAGGCGGGCGGGGTGTTGGCGCTGCCCAACCTGCGCGGCGGTGGCGAGTACGGCGACGCGTGGCACCAGGCCGGCATGCTGGAAAAGAAGCAGAACGTCTTCGACGACTTCATCGCGGCCGCCGAGTGGCTGATCGCCCAGAAGATCACCCGTCCGGCGCGCTTGGCGATCTCTGGAGGCTCGAACGGGGGCCTGCTCACCGGAGCGATGGTCGTGCAGCGCCCCGACCTCTTCCGTGCCGCGATCGTCGCCGTGCCGCTGCTCGACATGCTGCGCTACCAGGACTTCCTGATGGCCCGCTACTGGGTCCCCGAGTATGGCTCGGCGGAGGATCCGAAACAGTTCGAGGCGCTGCGCGCCTATTCGCCGTATCACCACGTCCAGGAGGGCGTCGCCTATCCGGCCGTGCTGCTCACCGCCGGGGAGAACGACACGCGCGTCCACGCGCTGCACGCTCGCAAGATGACCGCGCGCCTGCAGGCGGCGACCGCCTCGAACGCGGCCGAGAAGCCGGTCCTTCTGTGGGTCGACCGCGAGGCCGGCCACGGGCAGGGCAAGCCGCTCGCCCTGCGCGTCCGCGACGCCGCCGACCAGCGGATCTTCGTGATGTGGCAGTTGGGAATGCTCGCGGCGCCCCCGGCGGCGGGCGTGACTTCCCGCTGA
- a CDS encoding MBL fold metallo-hydrolase, with product MSWRLVPLGTNGFIPAGGRQTMCFLLLAETTALLLDAGTGVGRLLDPALQALLAPYPRLEILLTHYHLDHVVGLSYLPGVWRDRPVRLFAPRPPLTEGDPTTALGRLIAPPLFPFGLAAMPLPIEVVPYDAGALGIGELALTVRAQRHPGGSAGVRVGDRLAYCTDTMADPATVELARGVAVLLHEVWATDEEARHDDPARGGHSAAGQVADLARQAAVGRLLPVHHHPRRSSADLAVIARSLGERSGLPVEVPVEGELYLLGD from the coding sequence GTGAGCTGGCGCCTGGTCCCCCTCGGCACGAACGGCTTCATCCCGGCCGGCGGCCGGCAGACGATGTGCTTCCTGCTGCTCGCCGAGACGACGGCGCTGCTGCTCGACGCCGGGACCGGCGTCGGCCGCTTGCTGGACCCGGCGCTCCAGGCGCTGCTCGCGCCGTACCCGCGGCTCGAGATCCTGCTCACGCACTACCACCTCGACCACGTCGTCGGTCTCTCGTACTTGCCGGGTGTCTGGCGTGACCGGCCGGTGCGCCTCTTCGCGCCGCGTCCGCCGCTGACCGAAGGCGATCCGACGACGGCGCTCGGTCGCCTGATCGCGCCGCCTCTTTTCCCCTTCGGCCTGGCGGCGATGCCCTTGCCGATCGAGGTGGTGCCGTACGACGCCGGAGCCCTGGGGATCGGCGAGCTGGCCCTGACCGTTCGCGCCCAGCGCCATCCCGGCGGGTCGGCCGGCGTCCGGGTGGGCGACCGGCTCGCCTACTGCACCGACACGATGGCCGACCCGGCGACGGTCGAGCTCGCTCGGGGTGTCGCGGTCCTGCTGCACGAGGTCTGGGCGACCGACGAGGAGGCGCGCCACGACGATCCGGCACGCGGGGGACACTCGGCCGCGGGGCAGGTGGCAGACCTGGCGCGACAGGCGGCGGTCGGGCGGCTGTTGCCGGTGCATCACCACCCGCGGCGCAGCAGCGCCGATCTCGCGGTGATCGCCCGGTCGCTCGGCGAAAGGTCGGGTCTCCCGGTCGAGGTCCCGGTCGAGGGCGAGCTCTACCTCCTCGGCGACTGA
- a CDS encoding glycosyltransferase family 39 protein, which produces MELTRDHPSIPPPGDGPLSAWRQLGRTGRAALLSLILLSAGLDSWFAFFWPSELRFWDERYNARNVVAALSDDPLAQFNGYYPPLTWAPQAGALAVAERLAPWFGQSLRPWDGRQLTPNALRFCRLTAVLTGAATLFVVFLLAARLFDPWTGLGAVALLGFCPWHLNSSAMFKPDAPLALASALAALAIAEAARGPSRKRYLAMALAVALAASAKQTGLALALPALVVVLAQVREPEVLRRHLPLAAAAGGGLLALLNFPLLFLLDDLETIVRFYAKREQQTGETRLTALGEIGHWLLDWGSFGQVLGVLALAGLAFWALLALRGLRRREPLAWPRVAALAVPLTYVGFYLALTAHFKENNFLPVLQSLAIGGALVTARASGAIARRISPRSARPLPALALLALVGARGSVAVDYVYRSVTPTTFDVLMAEADRRGLLLVDSVVFTEWLDPGRIRYELEKGVPGQHSVAVLVPSVAALAPERRLHADGEVTLADRSPQGAATAADGLVLHALPRFLRVRGPALEGRFRPWPATDELTGFDSQSLPREAQQGSTIRLPLPDAVEPGDTLQLVVWLGTQEHDESDPPSAWSDQQPLVLHGGSQVNRGTIWSSERWRSAEAAPALRLELPSRRPGVHWATAIYRWRGWRPAAATQHLGRH; this is translated from the coding sequence ATGGAACTGACCCGCGACCACCCTTCGATTCCTCCGCCCGGCGATGGGCCCCTCTCCGCATGGCGCCAGCTCGGGCGGACGGGACGAGCCGCGCTGCTCTCGCTGATCCTGCTCTCGGCCGGGCTCGACAGCTGGTTCGCCTTCTTCTGGCCCTCCGAGCTCCGCTTCTGGGACGAGCGGTACAACGCCCGCAACGTCGTCGCCGCACTCAGCGACGATCCGCTCGCCCAATTCAACGGCTACTACCCGCCCCTGACGTGGGCACCGCAGGCCGGAGCGCTCGCGGTGGCCGAGCGCCTCGCGCCTTGGTTCGGCCAGTCGCTCCGGCCCTGGGACGGCCGGCAATTGACCCCGAACGCGCTGCGCTTCTGTCGCCTCACCGCCGTCCTCACCGGTGCTGCCACGCTGTTCGTCGTTTTCCTCCTCGCGGCCCGGCTCTTCGATCCGTGGACCGGCCTCGGGGCCGTGGCACTGCTCGGGTTCTGTCCGTGGCACCTCAACTCTTCGGCGATGTTCAAGCCTGACGCCCCGCTCGCTCTCGCCTCGGCGCTCGCCGCGCTTGCCATCGCCGAAGCGGCGCGCGGACCGAGCCGCAAGCGCTACCTGGCCATGGCCCTGGCGGTCGCCCTGGCGGCCAGTGCCAAACAGACCGGGCTCGCCCTCGCCCTGCCCGCCCTGGTCGTCGTCCTCGCCCAGGTGCGGGAGCCCGAGGTTCTGCGCCGTCACCTGCCACTCGCTGCCGCCGCCGGTGGCGGGTTACTCGCACTGCTCAACTTCCCCCTGCTCTTCCTGCTCGACGACCTCGAGACGATCGTCCGCTTCTACGCCAAGCGCGAGCAGCAAACCGGAGAGACCCGGCTGACCGCCCTGGGGGAGATCGGCCACTGGCTGCTCGACTGGGGATCGTTCGGTCAGGTGCTCGGGGTGCTGGCGCTCGCCGGACTCGCGTTCTGGGCCCTGCTCGCCCTCCGCGGGCTGCGCCGCCGGGAGCCCCTGGCGTGGCCGCGTGTCGCCGCCCTGGCCGTTCCGCTGACCTACGTCGGGTTCTACCTGGCGCTGACGGCGCATTTCAAGGAGAACAACTTCCTGCCGGTCCTCCAGTCGCTTGCCATCGGCGGCGCCCTGGTGACCGCCCGAGCCTCCGGCGCGATCGCCAGGCGGATCTCGCCGCGCAGCGCCCGCCCGCTGCCGGCGCTCGCGCTCCTCGCCCTGGTCGGAGCGCGCGGCAGCGTTGCCGTCGACTACGTCTACCGCAGCGTCACGCCGACGACCTTCGACGTCCTGATGGCGGAGGCCGATCGGCGCGGCCTGTTGCTCGTCGACTCGGTCGTCTTCACCGAGTGGCTCGACCCGGGGCGCATCCGCTACGAGCTCGAGAAAGGCGTGCCCGGACAGCACTCGGTGGCCGTGCTCGTCCCTTCGGTGGCCGCCCTCGCACCCGAGCGGCGACTGCACGCCGATGGCGAGGTGACGCTCGCCGACCGATCTCCGCAGGGGGCTGCCACGGCAGCCGATGGGCTGGTGCTCCACGCCCTCCCGCGATTCCTGCGCGTGCGCGGCCCGGCGCTCGAAGGGCGTTTCCGCCCCTGGCCGGCGACCGACGAGCTGACGGGCTTCGACTCGCAGAGCCTGCCGCGCGAGGCGCAACAGGGTTCGACGATCCGGCTGCCGCTGCCGGACGCCGTCGAGCCGGGCGACACGCTCCAGCTCGTCGTCTGGCTCGGCACACAGGAACACGACGAGTCCGACCCACCGTCGGCCTGGAGCGACCAGCAGCCGCTGGTGCTCCACGGCGGCAGCCAGGTCAATCGCGGGACGATCTGGTCGTCCGAACGGTGGCGCTCCGCGGAGGCCGCGCCGGCGCTGCGCCTGGAGCTTCCGTCCCGCCGCCCGGGGGTGCACTGGGCCACCGCCATCTACCGCTGGCGGGGGTGGCGCCCCGCCGCCGCGACCCAACACCTCGGCCGTCACTGA
- the sufT gene encoding putative Fe-S cluster assembly protein SufT: protein MHSREEAVLARDCEAIQIPDGYPVLLPKGFKVMITQTLGGTFTVAGELGGLYRIDPKDSDALGKETLVDSSAHDAAVPLEEKVWAQLKQCYDPEIPVNIVDLGLIYGCSLEPHPDGEQVAVIQMTLTAPGCGMGDVLAQDVKKRLEGLPGIREARVEVVFDPPWNQAMMSDAAKLQLGFF from the coding sequence ATGCACTCCCGCGAAGAAGCCGTCCTCGCCCGCGACTGCGAAGCGATTCAGATTCCCGATGGCTACCCCGTGCTGTTGCCGAAGGGGTTCAAGGTCATGATCACCCAGACGCTCGGCGGGACGTTCACCGTCGCCGGCGAGCTCGGCGGTCTCTATCGGATCGATCCCAAGGACTCCGACGCCCTGGGCAAGGAGACGCTCGTCGACAGCAGCGCGCACGACGCCGCCGTCCCGCTCGAAGAGAAGGTCTGGGCTCAGCTCAAGCAGTGCTACGACCCGGAGATCCCGGTCAACATCGTCGACCTCGGCCTGATCTACGGCTGCAGCCTCGAGCCGCACCCCGATGGAGAGCAGGTCGCGGTGATCCAGATGACCCTCACCGCTCCCGGCTGCGGCATGGGCGACGTGCTCGCCCAGGACGTCAAGAAGCGGCTCGAGGGGCTGCCCGGCATCCGCGAAGCGCGCGTCGAAGTGGTCTTCGATCCGCCGTGGAACCAGGCGATGATGAGCGACGCGGCGAAGCTTCAGCTCGGGTTCTTCTAG
- a CDS encoding MerR family transcriptional regulator, translating into MFENGYTSREAARISGVPFFTVDYWDRSRFLKPSIARSAGRGRGRGRLYSYADILRLRIARELREQHVSLQTLRHVVMRLGQCAAGLAAARYVVVGRKVELAADFDGLVTLLAADRRTFGFLLDLSSIQKGVAERAERLQRPGRAPAGTKLAHD; encoded by the coding sequence ATGTTCGAGAATGGCTATACATCCCGCGAGGCGGCGCGCATCAGCGGCGTGCCGTTCTTCACGGTGGACTACTGGGATCGCTCGCGGTTTCTCAAACCGTCGATCGCCCGCTCGGCCGGAAGGGGGCGAGGCCGAGGGCGGCTCTATTCCTACGCCGACATTCTGCGCCTGCGGATCGCCCGCGAGCTGCGGGAGCAGCACGTCTCGCTGCAGACGCTGCGCCACGTCGTGATGCGGCTCGGCCAATGCGCAGCCGGACTGGCGGCGGCGCGCTACGTCGTCGTCGGGCGCAAGGTCGAGCTGGCGGCGGATTTCGACGGGTTGGTGACGCTGCTCGCCGCCGATCGGCGGACCTTCGGCTTTCTCCTCGACCTCTCGTCGATCCAGAAGGGGGTCGCGGAGCGGGCGGAACGCCTTCAGCGACCGGGGCGAGCGCCCGCCGGAACGAAACTGGCGCACGACTGA
- a CDS encoding SDR family oxidoreductase — MRVLVTGHHGYIGSVLVPLFERAGHQVVGLDAGFFEACRFGAAEPHDDVRRRDLREVERTDLEGFDAIVHLGALSNDPLGDLDAELTYDINLHGSLRLARLAKEAGVPRFLFASSCSNYGASGGDAKLDEQATLAPITPYAISKVKLEAALLELADATFSPVMLRNATAYGVSPRLRVDIVLNNLVAWAVTTGRIVLQSDGTPWRPLVHVEDIGRAFLLLAGAPREAVHAEAFNIGGSEENYRIRELAEIVGETVPGCEIRLAEGAGPDPRNYRVSCAKLESRFPEFRLKWDARSGAAELAAAYRERGLDFAAFDGPRYKRLSRIRELIAGGEIGSDLRWRGSTERQ; from the coding sequence ATGCGCGTTCTCGTCACCGGACATCACGGTTACATCGGCTCCGTGCTGGTACCGCTCTTCGAGCGGGCCGGTCACCAGGTCGTCGGGCTCGACGCCGGCTTCTTCGAGGCCTGCCGTTTCGGCGCGGCGGAACCGCACGACGACGTCCGCCGGCGCGATCTGCGCGAGGTCGAGCGGACCGACCTCGAGGGCTTCGATGCCATCGTCCATCTCGGGGCGCTGTCGAACGACCCGCTCGGCGACCTCGACGCCGAGCTGACCTACGACATCAATCTCCACGGTTCGTTGCGGCTCGCGCGGCTGGCCAAGGAGGCCGGTGTGCCGCGCTTTCTCTTCGCCTCGTCGTGCTCGAACTACGGTGCCTCGGGGGGCGACGCGAAGCTCGACGAGCAGGCAACGCTGGCGCCGATCACCCCCTACGCGATCTCCAAGGTCAAGCTCGAGGCGGCCCTCCTCGAGCTTGCCGACGCCACCTTCTCGCCGGTGATGCTGCGCAACGCCACGGCCTACGGCGTCTCGCCGCGCCTGCGGGTCGACATCGTGCTCAACAACCTGGTGGCCTGGGCGGTGACCACCGGGCGGATCGTCCTGCAGAGCGACGGCACCCCGTGGCGTCCCCTGGTGCACGTCGAAGACATCGGCCGGGCCTTCCTCCTGCTCGCCGGCGCGCCTCGCGAGGCCGTCCACGCCGAAGCCTTCAACATCGGCGGGAGCGAGGAGAACTACCGGATCCGCGAGCTCGCAGAGATCGTCGGCGAGACGGTGCCGGGTTGCGAGATCCGACTCGCCGAAGGCGCGGGTCCCGATCCGCGCAACTACCGCGTGAGCTGCGCCAAGCTCGAGTCGCGCTTCCCCGAGTTCCGCCTCAAGTGGGACGCGCGGAGCGGTGCCGCCGAGCTCGCCGCGGCCTATCGCGAGCGCGGGCTCGATTTCGCGGCTTTCGACGGACCCCGCTACAAGCGGCTGTCGCGCATTCGCGAGCTCATCGCGGGTGGCGAGATCGGGAGCGACCTGCGTTGGAGAGGCTCGACGGAGCGACAGTGA
- a CDS encoding DUF47 domain-containing protein translates to MRLIPRRVEFFDLLEELASTVQRGATLLYQCFEARGTLDDIRLASQKIHDVEHEADEIAHKIFAELNRTFITPLDREDIYALTVRLDDVLDFTDAVAKRLVTFRVSAPLSFAVELSRLVMKGSEEVTAGVRLMRDLRQTEKILAQCARINQIENDADFVLREALNDLFNGGERDPIDIIKWKDLYEHLEVATDKCEDVANVIETVLVKHA, encoded by the coding sequence ATGAGGCTGATTCCCAGGCGGGTCGAGTTCTTCGACCTACTCGAGGAGCTCGCGTCGACGGTGCAGCGCGGCGCCACCCTTCTGTACCAGTGCTTCGAAGCGCGCGGGACGCTCGACGACATCCGGCTCGCCAGCCAGAAGATCCACGATGTCGAGCACGAGGCGGACGAGATCGCCCACAAGATCTTCGCCGAGCTCAACCGTACCTTCATCACGCCGCTCGACCGCGAGGACATCTACGCGCTGACCGTGCGGCTCGACGACGTGCTCGATTTCACCGACGCGGTGGCCAAGCGACTGGTCACCTTCCGCGTCTCGGCGCCGCTCTCCTTCGCCGTCGAGCTCAGCCGCCTGGTGATGAAGGGGTCGGAGGAGGTCACCGCCGGCGTGCGCCTGATGCGCGACCTGCGGCAGACCGAGAAGATCCTCGCCCAGTGTGCGCGTATCAACCAGATCGAGAACGACGCTGACTTCGTGCTGCGGGAGGCGCTCAACGACCTCTTCAACGGCGGCGAGCGGGATCCGATCGACATCATCAAGTGGAAGGACCTCTACGAGCACCTCGAGGTGGCCACCGACAAGTGCGAGGACGTGGCCAACGTGATCGAGACTGTGCTGGTCAAGCACGCCTGA
- a CDS encoding inorganic phosphate transporter, which translates to MLIFIAALAFDFINGFHDAANSIATIVGTRVLRPGTAVVWAAWWNFAAAWGFGVAVANTVAKFVHKEWVTPEVIFAGLLGAIVWDLITWWVGLPTSSSHALLGGFGGAAIAYAGQFTGVVHSGKLVSTIAFIVIAPLLGFALGLAFVVLVIRVFWRTPMGKIDHHFRIAQLASAAAYSLGHGTNDAQKTMGIIAALFFATIWRHDQAAFDAGKIQFPFWIVLVCHAAIALGTMAGGWRIVKTMGMKLTRLRPYGGACAETAAAISLFVSSSLGVPVSTTHTITGAIVGVGTVQRLSAVRWGIAARVIWAWVLTIPMSGVVGAISYYVIAFLH; encoded by the coding sequence ATGCTGATCTTCATCGCGGCGCTCGCCTTCGACTTCATCAACGGCTTTCACGACGCCGCCAACTCCATCGCCACGATCGTCGGGACCCGGGTCTTGCGTCCCGGCACCGCGGTGGTCTGGGCGGCCTGGTGGAACTTCGCCGCCGCCTGGGGGTTCGGCGTGGCGGTGGCCAACACGGTCGCCAAGTTCGTCCACAAGGAATGGGTGACGCCGGAGGTCATCTTCGCCGGCCTGCTCGGGGCGATCGTCTGGGACCTGATCACCTGGTGGGTGGGGTTGCCGACCTCGAGCTCGCACGCCCTGCTCGGCGGTTTCGGCGGCGCGGCGATCGCTTACGCCGGGCAGTTCACCGGCGTCGTCCATTCCGGCAAGCTCGTCTCGACGATCGCCTTCATCGTCATCGCGCCGCTGCTCGGCTTCGCCCTCGGTCTGGCCTTCGTCGTCCTGGTGATCCGCGTCTTCTGGCGCACGCCGATGGGCAAGATCGACCACCACTTCCGCATCGCCCAGCTCGCTTCGGCGGCTGCTTACAGCCTCGGGCACGGCACCAACGACGCGCAGAAGACGATGGGGATCATCGCCGCGCTCTTCTTCGCCACGATCTGGCGCCACGATCAGGCTGCTTTCGACGCCGGCAAGATCCAGTTCCCGTTCTGGATCGTGCTCGTCTGCCACGCGGCGATCGCTCTGGGCACGATGGCTGGCGGTTGGCGGATCGTCAAGACGATGGGGATGAAGCTCACCCGGCTTCGTCCCTATGGCGGTGCCTGTGCGGAGACCGCGGCGGCGATCTCGCTCTTCGTCTCCTCGAGCCTCGGCGTGCCGGTGTCGACCACCCACACCATCACCGGAGCGATCGTCGGCGTCGGCACGGTGCAGCGCCTCTCGGCGGTGCGCTGGGGCATCGCTGCACGCGTCATCTGGGCGTGGGTGCTGACCATCCCGATGTCGGGGGTGGTGGGTGCGATCTCCTACTACGTGATCGCCTTCCTGCACTAG